A stretch of Pseudomonas sp. CCC3.1 DNA encodes these proteins:
- a CDS encoding chemotaxis protein CheW produces MLDHRVGSLTCLLLPLADRYLLLPNVAIAELIDWQRGEPSSDSAPWHLRQITWRDRELPLISFEAACGSPLVMGERARIVILNTLSGDPRLKFIGLVVQGIPRSYRLDSQLNFVDVPLSSLERAAVQVGDYVAKIPDLLGLERLVLGEG; encoded by the coding sequence ATGCTTGATCACCGCGTGGGCAGCCTGACCTGCTTGTTGCTGCCGCTGGCAGATCGCTACCTGTTACTGCCCAACGTTGCGATAGCGGAACTCATCGACTGGCAGCGCGGCGAGCCCAGCAGCGACTCTGCGCCTTGGCACCTGCGACAAATCACCTGGCGCGACCGCGAACTGCCGCTGATCAGCTTCGAAGCTGCCTGCGGCAGCCCTTTGGTCATGGGCGAGCGCGCCCGCATCGTCATCCTCAACACCCTGAGCGGCGACCCGCGCCTTAAATTCATAGGGTTGGTGGTGCAAGGCATCCCACGCTCCTACCGACTCGACAGCCAACTGAACTTCGTCGACGTACCGCTCAGTTCGCTGGAGCGTGCGGCGGTGCAAGTGGGGGATTACGTGGCGAAGATCCCGGATTTGCTGGGGCTGGAGAGGTTGGTGCTGGGGGAGGGGTGA
- a CDS encoding Hpt domain-containing protein — MVDRHDYVALEWVKDEIADTLKQARVALDDYARQPAAQALAQCLERIHQVHGSLLMVEFYGAALLAEEMEQLVVALQQGRVSQLDEALRLLQQAFSQLPLYLDRVHSARRDWPLVVLPLLNDLRTARGEALLSETSLFSPELHTLPELDQAALAHLHPAEWPHQILALQHALHDALQGLLGEEDARANLERLADVFGQLESLCQGAPLNALWKVASALVDGMLRGRVANSPALRSLLSESEKELKRLLEQGIEGVNQPAPDDLLTSLLFYIAKAEQPTTKMLALKNRYELDEAMPDAAMVDEERARLAGPDRDAMRSVVAALCEELVRVKERLDLFVRSDRLHVSELSSLMAPLRQIADTLAVLGFGQPRKVIINQLAVVQGIAQGQREPTDAVLMDVAAALLYVESTLAGMVGSVEPSSREESRLPTTDLMQIHQLVIKEARIGLEEVKDLIADYLADNHDRQHLQALPDLLTQIRGALAMIPLSRAASLLQGCHDFVVEHLLVGPLPRNEQLDHLADALISIEYYLERLALDPGAAGEKVLVRAEKSLVELGYAPVEHNVPVLNDRLSPNEVMVMHDMQILDDPQVMQSLAEVLAGPLSEVNPPAQHIPSSLLPPPAGEEPIDEELLEVFLEEADEVLVALHDALPQWIANPADSAALAILRRSFHTLKGSGRMVRALVLGELAWAVENLLNRVIEHKVAPTPAMYELLDEVLVKLAQLIQEFAEGNQRQHEDVDQLAARAHSLSRGEPLPLLIEQQTPGFDPQLLDIFRHEAQTHLDSLNHFIDLASEQLPLYATDDLQLAMHTLKGSAHMAGVLRMAELATPLDYLVREYKAHNIALDIDEVQLLLEADSLLHRGLKQLDVDPLSEIRGARDLIKRTEQCVLRRLQSILDAPAGGLTTARDPQRTAEFLAQSMDILFDAEDVLRHWRQNPHERDGLDTLLDQLTTLGESAFLLDLQPIDALCEALLDVYGAVEESSLVVSERFFHEADEAHEALINMLDQLAAGQEITPQPQRIAALRALLHEGLAPDATGLIRRDGHQTLDITELGAATAQLGAEQSEEMDDEIVAIFLEEAVDILDSAGQALQRWLNEPDNLAPLSSLQRDLHTLKGGARMAGIVPIGDLAHELEHLYEGLLDRRLSDSPTLSRLLELSHAQLVVLLEQLQHQQPLSDPIELIEAIRGFRLYNTPSAEPNSVEPEVVPAVEQSVTDPELLDIFLEEAFDILESSGAALLRWQGEPQNHLEVENLLRDLHTLKGGARMVEIAAIGDFAHELETLVEDISLGFLTAGAELFTLLQRSHDQLAQMLDALRSGQPVPSPQVLIEHIRKVERSTRKAVPPPAPSKPEPVPEAERTGLDTLKVPAELLEELVNLAGENSIIRGRLEQQVNDGKTALNEMQTTLERMHDQLRRLDTETQSRIHSRQYTEVDGVAYDEFDPLEMDRHSQLQQLSRALFESASDLLDLKATLAARNQDAYSLLKKQARVNTQLQEGLMGTRMVPFERVLPRLKRVVRQVASELGKQVEFSVINAEAEIDRNVLERMVAPLEHMLRNAVDHGLEPAAIRQASGKPAQGLISLELSNEGGDVVFDIRDDGAGVPLEAVRRKAILRGLLDPHVSISDRDVLQFILQPGFSTAEKITQISGRGVGMDVVHEEVRQLGGSMTIDSVPGQGVHFQIRLPFSVSLNRALMVQCADEQYAIALNTVEGIVRVLPHELEDYYQLDPHMYHYGGQDYDLFYLGELLQTVGKPKLVGQNQSLPVLLVHCQDQYVALQVDALAGSREIVVKSLGPQFTGVQGVSGATILGDGRVVLILDLLAYIRAHQARQPSQQANQDANGLMEFTPAVRPLLVLVVDDSVTVRKVTSRLLERNGMNVITAKDGVDAMSVLDDHTPDLMLLDIEMPRMDGFEVATRVRNDPYLKDLPIIMITSRTGQKHQNRAMAIGVNDYLGKPYQESVLLERIAYWSNLNA, encoded by the coding sequence ATGGTTGACCGGCACGACTATGTAGCCCTTGAGTGGGTTAAAGACGAGATTGCCGACACCTTGAAACAGGCTCGCGTGGCGCTCGATGACTACGCCCGGCAACCCGCCGCGCAAGCGCTGGCGCAGTGTCTGGAACGCATTCATCAGGTGCATGGCAGTTTACTGATGGTCGAGTTTTACGGGGCTGCCTTACTGGCTGAAGAGATGGAGCAGTTGGTGGTCGCCCTGCAACAGGGCCGGGTCAGCCAGCTCGACGAAGCCCTGCGCTTGTTGCAACAAGCGTTCAGCCAATTGCCGCTGTACCTTGATCGCGTGCACAGCGCCCGACGTGACTGGCCGTTGGTGGTGTTGCCGTTGCTCAACGATTTGCGCACCGCCCGTGGCGAGGCCCTGCTCTCTGAAACCAGTCTGTTCAGCCCCGAATTGCACACGCTGCCTGAGCTGGATCAGGCCGCCCTGGCCCACTTGCACCCGGCCGAGTGGCCGCACCAGATACTGGCGTTGCAACACGCCTTGCATGACGCACTCCAAGGCTTGCTGGGCGAAGAAGACGCGCGCGCCAACCTGGAGCGGCTGGCTGATGTATTTGGCCAGCTTGAAAGCCTGTGTCAGGGCGCGCCGCTCAATGCCTTGTGGAAAGTCGCCTCGGCGCTGGTCGACGGCATGTTGCGGGGGCGCGTCGCCAATAGCCCGGCCTTGCGCAGCCTGCTGAGTGAATCGGAAAAAGAACTCAAGCGCCTGCTGGAGCAAGGCATCGAGGGCGTCAATCAGCCTGCGCCTGACGATTTGCTCACCAGCCTGCTGTTTTACATCGCCAAAGCGGAACAGCCGACCACCAAAATGCTCGCGCTGAAAAATCGTTATGAGCTGGATGAAGCCATGCCCGATGCGGCCATGGTCGATGAAGAGCGGGCGCGACTGGCTGGCCCTGACCGAGACGCCATGCGCTCGGTGGTGGCGGCTTTGTGCGAAGAACTGGTGCGGGTCAAGGAGCGCCTCGACCTGTTTGTGCGCAGCGACCGCCTGCATGTCTCGGAGTTGAGCAGCCTGATGGCGCCTTTGCGGCAGATTGCCGACACGCTGGCGGTGCTCGGTTTTGGGCAGCCGCGCAAGGTCATCATCAACCAATTGGCCGTGGTGCAAGGCATCGCCCAAGGGCAGCGAGAACCGACTGACGCGGTCTTGATGGACGTGGCTGCGGCCCTGTTGTACGTCGAATCCACGTTGGCCGGAATGGTTGGCAGTGTCGAGCCTTCGTCCCGAGAAGAGAGCCGCCTGCCCACCACCGACTTGATGCAGATCCACCAACTGGTGATCAAAGAAGCGCGCATCGGACTGGAAGAAGTCAAAGACCTGATCGCCGATTATCTGGCCGACAACCACGACCGCCAGCACCTGCAAGCGCTGCCCGACCTGCTGACGCAAATCCGTGGCGCGCTGGCCATGATCCCCCTGAGCCGCGCCGCCAGCTTGCTGCAAGGCTGCCACGACTTTGTCGTCGAGCACCTGTTGGTCGGCCCGTTGCCGCGCAACGAGCAGTTGGACCATTTGGCGGATGCGTTGATCAGCATCGAATACTATCTGGAGCGACTCGCTCTGGACCCCGGAGCCGCGGGAGAAAAGGTGCTGGTACGGGCTGAAAAAAGCCTGGTCGAGCTGGGTTATGCGCCGGTCGAGCACAATGTGCCGGTGCTCAATGACCGGCTCAGCCCCAATGAAGTTATGGTCATGCACGACATGCAGATCCTGGATGATCCCCAGGTGATGCAAAGCCTGGCCGAGGTGCTGGCCGGCCCGCTGTCGGAGGTCAACCCACCGGCGCAACACATTCCCAGCAGTCTGTTGCCGCCGCCTGCGGGCGAAGAGCCCATCGATGAGGAGTTGCTGGAGGTCTTTCTGGAAGAGGCCGACGAAGTCCTGGTCGCCCTGCATGACGCCTTGCCGCAGTGGATCGCCAACCCGGCCGACAGTGCCGCGCTGGCTATCCTGCGGCGTTCTTTTCATACCCTCAAAGGCAGCGGGCGTATGGTCCGTGCGCTGGTGCTGGGCGAGCTGGCGTGGGCTGTCGAAAACCTGCTCAACCGCGTGATCGAGCACAAAGTGGCCCCCACCCCGGCGATGTATGAATTGTTGGATGAAGTGCTGGTGAAGCTGGCGCAATTGATTCAGGAATTTGCCGAAGGGAACCAGCGTCAGCACGAAGACGTCGATCAACTGGCCGCGCGTGCGCATTCTCTGTCCCGAGGCGAGCCGTTGCCGCTGTTGATCGAGCAGCAAACCCCCGGCTTCGACCCGCAATTGCTGGACATTTTTCGTCACGAAGCGCAAACCCACCTCGACAGCCTGAACCACTTTATTGACCTGGCCAGCGAGCAACTGCCGCTGTACGCCACCGACGATTTGCAACTCGCCATGCACACCCTCAAAGGCAGTGCGCACATGGCGGGCGTGCTCAGAATGGCCGAGCTGGCAACGCCGCTGGATTATCTGGTGCGTGAATACAAGGCCCACAACATTGCGCTGGACATAGATGAAGTCCAATTGTTGCTGGAGGCCGACAGCTTGCTGCATCGCGGCCTCAAACAGCTCGATGTCGACCCGCTGAGCGAGATTCGCGGTGCTCGGGACTTGATCAAGCGTACTGAGCAATGCGTCTTGCGGCGCTTGCAAAGCATTTTGGACGCGCCCGCAGGCGGATTGACGACGGCGCGTGACCCGCAACGCACCGCCGAGTTTCTGGCGCAGAGCATGGACATTCTGTTTGATGCCGAAGACGTGCTGCGTCACTGGCGACAGAACCCGCATGAGCGCGACGGGCTCGACACCTTGCTGGACCAACTGACCACGTTGGGCGAGTCGGCGTTTTTGCTGGATCTGCAACCCATCGACGCGCTGTGCGAAGCCTTGCTCGATGTGTACGGCGCCGTTGAAGAAAGCAGTTTGGTGGTGAGCGAGCGGTTCTTCCACGAGGCCGATGAGGCCCATGAAGCACTGATCAACATGCTCGACCAGTTGGCGGCCGGGCAAGAAATCACCCCGCAACCCCAGCGTATTGCCGCCTTGCGTGCGCTGCTGCATGAAGGATTGGCGCCTGATGCGACGGGCTTGATTCGTCGAGACGGCCACCAGACGTTGGACATCACTGAGCTGGGCGCCGCCACCGCGCAATTGGGCGCTGAGCAGAGCGAGGAAATGGACGATGAAATCGTCGCCATTTTCCTTGAAGAAGCGGTGGATATTCTCGACAGCGCGGGCCAGGCGTTACAGCGCTGGCTCAATGAACCCGACAATCTGGCGCCGCTGTCCTCGTTGCAGCGTGACTTGCACACCCTCAAGGGGGGTGCGCGCATGGCCGGGATCGTGCCGATTGGCGACCTGGCCCATGAACTGGAGCACCTTTACGAAGGGCTGCTGGATCGACGCCTGAGCGACAGCCCGACGTTGTCCCGCTTACTGGAGCTCAGCCACGCGCAACTGGTGGTCCTGCTCGAACAGTTGCAACACCAGCAACCCTTGAGTGACCCCATCGAACTGATCGAGGCCATTCGCGGTTTCAGACTCTACAACACGCCGTCAGCCGAGCCGAACAGCGTCGAGCCTGAAGTGGTGCCTGCGGTCGAGCAAAGCGTTACCGACCCGGAGCTGCTGGACATCTTTCTGGAAGAGGCTTTCGACATCCTCGAAAGCTCAGGGGCGGCGCTGCTGCGCTGGCAGGGCGAGCCGCAAAACCACCTGGAAGTCGAAAACCTGCTGCGCGACCTGCACACCCTCAAAGGGGGCGCGCGCATGGTTGAAATTGCCGCCATTGGCGATTTTGCCCACGAGCTGGAAACCCTTGTTGAAGATATTTCTCTGGGTTTTCTGACGGCGGGTGCCGAGCTGTTTACCTTGTTGCAGCGCAGCCACGATCAGTTGGCGCAAATGCTCGATGCCCTGCGCAGCGGCCAGCCGGTGCCTTCGCCGCAGGTGCTGATCGAACACATTCGCAAGGTTGAGCGCAGCACCCGCAAAGCTGTTCCGCCGCCAGCGCCGAGCAAGCCGGAGCCGGTGCCCGAGGCTGAGCGGACCGGGTTGGACACCCTCAAAGTGCCGGCTGAATTGCTGGAAGAACTGGTCAACCTGGCGGGTGAAAACTCGATCATTCGCGGGCGCCTTGAGCAGCAGGTCAACGACGGCAAAACCGCCCTCAACGAAATGCAGACCACGCTTGAGCGCATGCACGATCAACTGCGTCGGCTCGACACCGAAACCCAGAGCCGTATCCACAGCCGCCAATACACCGAAGTCGATGGCGTGGCTTACGATGAGTTCGATCCGCTGGAAATGGATCGCCATTCGCAGTTGCAACAATTGTCGCGTGCGCTCTTCGAATCAGCCTCCGACCTGCTCGACCTCAAGGCCACGCTAGCGGCGCGCAACCAGGACGCCTACAGCCTGTTGAAAAAACAAGCGCGGGTTAACACCCAGTTGCAAGAAGGTCTGATGGGCACCCGCATGGTGCCGTTCGAGCGAGTGCTGCCACGCCTCAAGCGCGTGGTGCGACAAGTGGCGAGTGAGCTGGGCAAGCAGGTCGAATTCAGCGTCATCAATGCCGAAGCCGAAATCGATCGTAATGTCCTGGAGCGCATGGTCGCCCCGCTTGAACACATGTTGCGCAACGCCGTCGACCACGGCCTTGAGCCCGCTGCCATCCGCCAGGCCAGCGGCAAGCCTGCGCAGGGGCTGATCTCCCTTGAGCTGTCTAACGAAGGCGGCGATGTGGTGTTCGACATTCGTGACGATGGAGCCGGCGTGCCGTTGGAAGCGGTGCGGCGCAAAGCTATATTGCGCGGCTTATTGGACCCGCACGTGAGCATCAGCGACCGCGACGTGTTGCAGTTCATCTTGCAGCCCGGTTTTTCGACAGCTGAAAAAATCACCCAGATTTCCGGGCGAGGCGTCGGCATGGACGTGGTGCATGAAGAAGTGCGCCAACTGGGCGGCAGCATGACCATCGACTCGGTGCCGGGGCAGGGCGTGCATTTTCAAATCCGCCTGCCGTTCAGCGTTTCGCTCAACCGCGCCTTGATGGTGCAGTGCGCGGACGAGCAGTACGCCATTGCTCTCAACACCGTTGAAGGCATCGTGCGGGTTCTGCCCCACGAGCTGGAAGATTACTACCAGCTAGACCCGCACATGTACCACTACGGCGGCCAGGACTACGACCTGTTTTACCTGGGCGAACTGCTGCAAACCGTGGGCAAGCCCAAACTGGTGGGGCAAAACCAGTCATTGCCGGTGCTGCTGGTGCATTGCCAGGATCAGTACGTGGCGCTGCAAGTTGACGCGTTGGCGGGCTCGCGAGAAATCGTGGTCAAAAGCCTCGGCCCGCAATTTACCGGGGTGCAAGGTGTGTCGGGCGCCACCATCCTGGGCGATGGCCGAGTGGTGTTGATCCTCGACTTGCTGGCTTACATCCGCGCGCACCAGGCCCGTCAGCCCTCACAGCAGGCGAACCAGGACGCCAACGGCCTGATGGAATTCACCCCGGCGGTGCGTCCGTTGCTGGTGCTGGTAGTCGACGACTCGGTCACTGTGCGCAAAGTCACCAGCCGCTTGCTCGAACGTAACGGCATGAATGTCATCACCGCCAAAGACGGGGTCGACGCCATGAGCGTGCTGGATGACCACACCCCGGACCTGATGCTGCTCGACATCGAAATGCCGCGCATGGACGGCTTTGAAGTGGCCACCCGCGTGCGCAACGACCCGTACCTCAAAGACCTGCCGATCATCATGATCACCTCGCGTACCGGCCAAAAGCACCAGAACCGCGCGATGGCCATCGGGGTCAACGACTACCTGGGCAAACCGTATCAAGAGTCGGTGTTGCTGGAGCGTATCGCCTACTGGAGCAACCTGAATGCTTGA
- the trhA gene encoding PAQR family membrane homeostasis protein TrhA — MYHGEKLNAWTHLVGAVAAAAGSIWLLVMACLDGSPQKIVSVAIYGVTLVLLYSVSTVYHSVRGRSKVIMQKFDHLSIYLLIAGSYTPFCLVTLHGPWGWSLFGIVWGMAVIGMLQEIKPRSEARILSIVIYAVMGWIVLVAVKPLLAALGTAGFIWLATGGVMYTVGIIFFALDHRLRHAHGIWHLFVIAGSLLHFVAIAHYVI; from the coding sequence ATGTATCACGGGGAAAAGCTCAACGCCTGGACCCACCTGGTGGGGGCTGTGGCGGCTGCGGCAGGCAGTATCTGGTTGTTGGTCATGGCGTGCCTGGACGGCAGCCCGCAAAAGATTGTCAGTGTGGCCATCTATGGCGTGACGCTGGTGCTGTTGTACAGCGTGTCGACCGTTTACCACAGCGTGCGCGGGCGTTCGAAGGTGATCATGCAAAAGTTTGATCACCTGTCGATTTACCTGCTGATCGCGGGCAGTTACACCCCGTTTTGTCTCGTGACGCTGCACGGGCCGTGGGGCTGGTCGCTGTTCGGGATTGTCTGGGGCATGGCGGTGATCGGCATGCTGCAAGAGATCAAGCCGCGTTCCGAAGCACGCATTCTGTCGATTGTGATTTACGCGGTCATGGGCTGGATTGTGCTGGTGGCGGTCAAGCCGCTGCTGGCTGCTTTGGGCACCGCCGGTTTTATCTGGCTGGCCACAGGCGGGGTCATGTACACCGTGGGGATTATCTTTTTTGCCCTGGATCATCGTCTGCGCCATGCCCACGGCATTTGGCATTTGTTCGTGATTGCTGGCAGCCTGCTGCACTTTGTGGCCATCGCGCATTACGTGATTTAG
- a CDS encoding acyl-CoA thioesterase: MNFHTRKWVKPEDLNPNGTLFGGSLLRWIDEEAAIYAIVQLGNQRVVTKYISEINFVSASRQGDIIELGITATEFGRTSITLTCEVRNKITRKSILTVDKMVFVNLGEDGLPAPHGRTEIKYVKDQFEDEKKD; this comes from the coding sequence ATGAATTTTCACACCCGCAAATGGGTTAAACCCGAAGACCTAAACCCCAACGGCACCTTGTTCGGTGGCAGCTTGCTGCGCTGGATCGACGAAGAAGCCGCGATTTACGCCATTGTTCAACTGGGCAACCAGCGCGTGGTCACCAAGTACATCTCCGAAATCAACTTTGTCAGCGCCTCGCGCCAGGGCGACATCATCGAACTGGGCATCACGGCCACCGAATTTGGCCGCACCTCAATCACCCTGACCTGCGAAGTGCGCAATAAAATCACCCGCAAAAGCATCCTGACGGTCGACAAAATGGTCTTCGTCAACCTCGGCGAAGACGGTCTGCCCGCACCACACGGGCGCACCGAGATCAAATACGTCAAAGACCAGTTCGAAGACGAGAAGAAAGACTGA
- the ahcY gene encoding adenosylhomocysteinase yields the protein MSAVNTPAGFTDYKVADMSLAQWGRRETFIAESEMPALMGLRRRYAAEQPLKGAKILGCIHMTIQTAVLIETLVALGAEVRWSSCNIFSTQDQAAAAIAAAGIPVFAWKGETEEEYEWCLEQTILKDGQPWDANMILDDGGDLTELLHKKYPAMLKKIHGVTEETTTGVHRLLDMLAKGELMIPAINVNDSVTKSKNDNKYGCRHSLNDAIKRGTDHLLSGKQALVIGYGDVGKGSAQSLRQEGMIVKVSEVDPICAMQACMDGFEVVSPFINGQNDGTAASIDAALLGKIDLIVTTTGNVNVCDKNMLAALKKRAVVCNIGHFDNEIDTAFMRKNWAWEEVKPQVHKVHRTGLGEFDPQNDDYLILLAEGRLVNLGNATGHPSRIMDGSFANQVLAQIFLFAQKYADLPAELQAERLTVEVLPKKLDEEVALEMVRGFGGVVTQLTQQQADYIGVTVEGPFKPEAYRY from the coding sequence ATGAGCGCTGTAAACACGCCTGCAGGTTTTACCGACTACAAAGTCGCTGACATGTCCCTCGCCCAATGGGGCCGTCGCGAAACCTTCATCGCTGAATCCGAAATGCCGGCCCTGATGGGGCTGCGTCGTCGGTATGCCGCAGAACAACCGCTCAAGGGCGCGAAGATTCTGGGCTGCATCCACATGACCATCCAGACTGCCGTACTGATCGAAACCCTGGTTGCCCTGGGCGCCGAAGTGCGTTGGTCGTCGTGCAACATCTTCTCGACTCAGGACCAGGCCGCTGCTGCTATCGCGGCTGCCGGTATCCCGGTTTTTGCCTGGAAAGGCGAGACCGAAGAAGAGTACGAGTGGTGCCTTGAGCAAACCATCCTCAAAGATGGCCAGCCTTGGGACGCCAACATGATTCTCGACGACGGCGGCGACCTGACCGAGCTGCTGCACAAGAAATACCCGGCCATGCTGAAAAAGATCCACGGCGTGACCGAAGAAACCACCACCGGCGTACACCGTCTGCTGGACATGCTGGCCAAAGGCGAGCTGATGATCCCGGCGATCAACGTGAACGACTCGGTGACCAAAAGCAAAAACGACAACAAGTACGGCTGCCGTCATAGCCTGAACGATGCGATCAAGCGTGGCACTGACCACCTGCTGTCCGGCAAGCAAGCGCTGGTCATCGGCTACGGCGACGTGGGCAAGGGCTCGGCTCAATCGCTGCGTCAGGAAGGCATGATCGTTAAGGTTTCCGAAGTTGACCCGATCTGCGCCATGCAAGCGTGCATGGACGGCTTTGAAGTGGTTTCGCCGTTCATCAACGGCCAGAACGATGGCACCGCAGCCAGCATCGACGCTGCGCTGCTGGGCAAGATCGACCTGATCGTGACCACCACCGGTAACGTCAACGTGTGCGACAAAAACATGCTGGCTGCGCTGAAAAAACGCGCCGTAGTGTGCAACATCGGTCACTTCGACAACGAAATCGATACGGCTTTCATGCGCAAAAACTGGGCATGGGAAGAAGTGAAGCCACAGGTACACAAGGTTCACCGTACTGGCCTGGGCGAATTCGACCCACAGAACGACGACTACCTGATCCTGCTGGCCGAAGGCCGTCTGGTTAACCTGGGCAACGCCACAGGTCACCCAAGCCGCATCATGGACGGCTCGTTTGCCAACCAGGTACTGGCGCAGATCTTCCTGTTCGCGCAGAAATACGCTGACCTGCCAGCCGAGCTGCAAGCTGAGCGTCTGACCGTAGAAGTTCTGCCGAAGAAACTCGACGAAGAAGTGGCCCTGGAAATGGTTCGCGGCTTCGGTGGCGTGGTTACGCAACTGACCCAGCAACAGGCTGACTACATCGGCGTCACCGTCGAAGGCCCGTTCAAGCCAGAAGCGTACCGCTACTGA
- the metF gene encoding methylenetetrahydrofolate reductase [NAD(P)H] has product MSQDRRFSFEFFPTKTDAGHEKLMNTARHLATFNPDFFSCTYGAGGSTRDRTINTVLQLESEVKVPAAPHLSCVGDSKDDLRGLLAQYKAAGIKRIVALRGDLPSGMGMASGELRYANDLVSFIREETADHFHIEVAAYPEMHPQARNFEDDISNFVRKAHAGADSAITQYFFNADSYFRFVERVRAAGVTIPIVPGIMPITNYSKLARFSDACGAEIPRWIRKQLEAYGDDANSIQAFGEQVISEMCERLLDGGAPGLHFYTLNQSEPSLAIWNNLKLPR; this is encoded by the coding sequence ATGTCTCAAGACCGTCGTTTCAGCTTCGAGTTCTTTCCGACCAAGACCGATGCTGGGCATGAAAAACTGATGAACACGGCTCGCCATCTGGCGACCTTCAACCCGGATTTTTTCTCCTGCACCTACGGTGCCGGTGGCTCGACCCGTGACCGCACGATCAACACCGTGCTGCAACTGGAGAGCGAAGTAAAAGTACCTGCGGCCCCGCATTTGTCGTGCGTGGGTGACAGCAAGGACGATTTACGGGGTCTGCTGGCCCAGTACAAGGCAGCGGGCATCAAGCGTATTGTCGCGCTGCGTGGCGACCTGCCTTCGGGCATGGGCATGGCCAGTGGCGAATTGCGTTACGCCAATGACCTGGTGAGCTTCATTCGTGAAGAAACAGCCGATCACTTCCACATCGAAGTGGCGGCGTACCCGGAAATGCACCCGCAGGCGCGCAATTTCGAAGACGACATCAGCAACTTCGTGCGCAAGGCTCACGCTGGCGCCGACAGTGCGATCACCCAATACTTCTTCAACGCCGACAGCTACTTCCGTTTTGTCGAGCGTGTGCGGGCGGCGGGCGTCACGATTCCTATCGTGCCGGGCATCATGCCGATCACCAATTACAGCAAGCTGGCGCGTTTCTCTGATGCCTGCGGTGCAGAAATCCCTCGCTGGATTCGCAAGCAACTGGAAGCCTACGGCGACGATGCGAATAGCATTCAGGCCTTTGGTGAACAAGTCATCAGCGAAATGTGCGAGCGTTTGCTGGACGGCGGCGCGCCAGGGCTGCACTTCTACACCTTGAACCAGTCTGAGCCGAGCCTGGCGATCTGGAACAACCTGAAGCTGCCACGCTGA
- a CDS encoding formate/nitrite transporter family protein translates to MSTQNSGKTPNLSAEEEHDVTKNQPPRAAVLHEIIRLQGDQELERSIAALFWSALAAGLTMGLSLMAMGLLNSRLPSAEGFKVIASFGYCAGFLAVILARQQLFTENTLTAVLPIMSKPTLNNFGRLLRLWAVVLVGNLIGTLLVAYVMLHLPIFDTQTDMAFLEIGRKVMENDTSQMFSKGIISGWMIATMVWMIPSMESAKMWIIILITYLMALGDFTHIVVGTAEVSYLVFAGELPWKDFWLVFAGPTLAGNIIGGSFIFALISHAQIRSDNKKPAQK, encoded by the coding sequence ATGAGCACTCAAAACAGCGGCAAAACCCCCAACCTGTCGGCTGAAGAAGAGCACGACGTCACCAAAAACCAGCCGCCACGGGCCGCCGTTCTGCACGAGATCATTCGTTTGCAGGGCGACCAGGAGCTGGAGCGCAGTATTGCCGCGCTCTTCTGGTCGGCACTCGCCGCCGGGCTGACCATGGGTCTGTCACTCATGGCCATGGGCTTACTCAACTCGCGGTTGCCCAGCGCAGAAGGCTTTAAGGTCATCGCCAGTTTTGGTTACTGCGCGGGTTTTCTGGCGGTCATCCTCGCTCGCCAGCAACTGTTCACTGAAAACACCCTGACGGCCGTATTGCCCATCATGAGCAAACCGACGCTGAACAATTTCGGGCGGTTATTGCGTCTGTGGGCGGTGGTGCTGGTGGGCAACTTGATCGGCACCTTGCTGGTGGCCTACGTGATGCTGCATTTGCCGATTTTCGACACTCAGACCGACATGGCCTTCCTTGAGATTGGGCGCAAGGTGATGGAAAACGACACCAGTCAGATGTTCTCCAAGGGCATTATCTCGGGCTGGATGATTGCAACCATGGTGTGGATGATCCCCTCCATGGAGAGCGCCAAGATGTGGATCATCATCCTCATCACCTACCTGATGGCCTTGGGTGACTTCACTCACATCGTGGTGGGCACGGCCGAAGTTTCCTATCTGGTATTTGCTGGCGAGCTGCCGTGGAAAGACTTCTGGCTGGTCTTTGCGGGCCCGACCCTGGCGGGCAATATCATCGGTGGCAGCTTCATCTTCGCCCTGATCAGCCATGCGCAAATTCGCAGCGACAACAAAAAACCGGCCCAGAAATAA